A part of Acidimicrobiia bacterium genomic DNA contains:
- the pyrF gene encoding orotidine-5'-phosphate decarboxylase → MTSPILVALDLDSAEEAVRLAAALEPAVGGFKIGLELLMGPGPGTIGALVRLGKPVFVDAKLHDIPTTVHRAARQIGRAGARWVTVHASGGAAQLEAAAEGLAEGAGDGQAGVLAVTVLTSLTDTDLSMTGVVGTPGKQSSRLAKLAAAHGAEGVICSVKELGVIASVAPSLLRVTPGIRPQGIDADDQKRVATPQEAISRGADWLVIGRAITRAADPRRAAELINESLQTDAVVYARSHLDREE, encoded by the coding sequence GTGACGTCTCCGATTCTCGTGGCCCTTGACCTTGATTCAGCCGAGGAAGCCGTTCGACTGGCGGCTGCCCTCGAGCCGGCCGTCGGGGGCTTCAAGATCGGATTGGAGCTGCTTATGGGTCCCGGTCCCGGAACGATAGGTGCGCTGGTACGCCTCGGAAAGCCGGTCTTTGTCGACGCCAAACTCCACGACATTCCGACCACGGTCCACCGGGCGGCCCGCCAGATCGGCCGGGCAGGCGCTCGCTGGGTCACGGTCCATGCATCGGGAGGGGCTGCCCAGCTGGAAGCGGCCGCCGAGGGTCTGGCAGAAGGGGCCGGAGACGGCCAGGCCGGGGTGTTGGCGGTCACGGTGCTGACCAGTCTCACCGACACCGACCTTTCCATGACCGGCGTGGTTGGAACGCCGGGCAAACAGTCCTCGCGCCTTGCCAAGCTGGCCGCCGCCCATGGGGCAGAAGGCGTGATCTGCTCGGTGAAGGAGCTCGGCGTCATCGCCAGTGTGGCCCCGTCGCTCCTGCGAGTGACACCAGGCATCCGTCCGCAAGGAATCGATGCCGACGATCAGAAGCGGGTCGCAACTCCGCAAGAGGCGATTTCGCGAGGGGCCGATTGGCTGGTTATCGGAAGGGCGATCACCAGGGCTGCCGATCCCCGTCGAGCTGCCGAGTTGATCAATGAATCGTTGCAGACTGATGCGGTCGTGTACGCTCGTAGCCACTTGGATCGGGAGGAATAG
- a CDS encoding integration host factor, translating into MAPPEMTQEQRQAALAKAGEVRRVRAETKELLKMGSLSFSELLAKADEDDMYAGMKIASVLPSLPGMGKVKAKRLMEELQIADNRRLRGLGDRQREALLERLA; encoded by the coding sequence ATGGCCCCACCAGAAATGACTCAGGAACAACGCCAGGCCGCACTGGCGAAGGCTGGTGAGGTTCGTAGGGTTCGTGCTGAGACGAAAGAGCTTCTCAAAATGGGCTCGCTCAGCTTCAGCGAGCTACTGGCCAAAGCCGACGAAGACGATATGTACGCCGGCATGAAGATCGCATCGGTTCTTCCCTCCCTCCCCGGAATGGGAAAGGTCAAGGCGAAGCGATTGATGGAAGAACTCCAGATTGCTGACAACCGGCGCCTACGCGGGCTTGGCGACCGGCAGCGTGAGGCGCTCCTCGAGCGGCTCGCATAG
- the gmk gene encoding guanylate kinase, translated as MSGVLLVISGPSGVGKSTVVAEIRERRKFHFSVSVTTRHRRSDESEDVDYHFIDPDRFQEMIGNGELLEWAEYAGKYYGTPRGPVVKALQAGNDVLLDIENHGAMQVRHSWPEALLIFIAPPSQAELERRLRSRGDTTEPDIAARLSVAAEQVEQARGTYDYLVINSDVDAVTNEILDILAKHEQGTQ; from the coding sequence ATGTCCGGAGTCCTCTTGGTTATCTCGGGACCTTCCGGAGTTGGCAAAAGTACAGTTGTTGCCGAGATTCGTGAACGCCGTAAGTTCCATTTCTCTGTGTCGGTAACCACTCGACATCGACGGTCCGACGAATCGGAAGATGTCGATTATCACTTCATCGACCCTGACCGATTTCAAGAGATGATCGGAAACGGTGAGCTCCTCGAATGGGCCGAATATGCCGGGAAGTACTACGGGACCCCGCGCGGGCCCGTGGTAAAAGCCCTGCAAGCGGGCAACGATGTCCTTCTTGACATAGAGAATCACGGTGCGATGCAGGTCCGTCATTCTTGGCCAGAAGCGCTGTTGATCTTTATTGCGCCACCCTCACAAGCTGAACTCGAGCGGCGGCTCCGCAGTCGGGGTGACACGACCGAGCCAGACATCGCTGCTCGCCTGTCGGTCGCCGCCGAACAGGTGGAACAGGCGCGTGGTACCTACGACTACCTTGTGATCAATAGCGACGTCGATGCGGTAACCAACGAGATACTCGATATACTTGCCAAGCACGAACAAGGGACACAATGA
- the rpoZ gene encoding DNA-directed RNA polymerase subunit omega yields MSANTAIEEGLQLAGGRFNLVVLASRRARQINAYYNELGGGIGHYVPPQVHSLSRKPLTISFEEIAAEKVVFDYDEA; encoded by the coding sequence ATGAGCGCTAATACCGCAATCGAAGAAGGTTTGCAGCTGGCCGGTGGCCGTTTCAACCTCGTCGTACTGGCTTCTCGCCGGGCCCGCCAGATCAATGCCTACTACAACGAGTTGGGTGGCGGCATCGGCCACTACGTACCGCCGCAGGTTCATTCGTTGAGTCGGAAGCCGCTGACGATCTCGTTTGAAGAGATTGCTGCCGAAAAGGTTGTCTTCGACTACGACGAAGCCTAA
- the coaBC gene encoding bifunctional phosphopantothenoylcysteine decarboxylase/phosphopantothenate--cysteine ligase CoaBC, giving the protein MQGRRIVLGVSGGVAAYKSAYLARRLLEQGADVRVVMTKSAQQFVGAQTFAAITKQAVLVDLFGGISPHTELGQWAELIVVAPATAHSLAKIAYGISGDALASTVLASEAPLLLAPAMHTEMWMHPGTVHTIEQLRRAGHTLVGPESGELAGGDVGYGRMAEPEDIAFVASCLLSDQSLIGKRVVVTAGGTREAIDPVRYIGNRSSGKMGHAIAQAAARLGAGVTLITTSSLATPTVIDRVQVESALEMADATWRAAAGADCVILAAAVADFRPVSVADVKMRRADGAPEINLTETPNVLAGVVSMEPKPFVVGFAAQTGSLEEAKRKARSYGTDLLVANDVSAPERGFGTDTNEVTLMWPDGTEDDWDFSTKSEIADRLMALVATRLPAIGGGRVVAN; this is encoded by the coding sequence ATGCAGGGCCGCCGGATCGTTCTCGGTGTGTCCGGCGGCGTTGCCGCATACAAGTCAGCCTATCTCGCTCGTCGGCTCCTTGAACAAGGGGCCGATGTTCGCGTGGTCATGACCAAGAGTGCCCAACAGTTCGTTGGTGCCCAAACCTTTGCAGCGATAACCAAACAGGCAGTTCTTGTTGATCTCTTCGGCGGAATCAGTCCCCACACCGAATTGGGCCAATGGGCAGAGCTCATTGTCGTTGCTCCTGCGACTGCCCATTCCCTCGCCAAGATCGCCTACGGAATCAGTGGCGATGCCCTGGCATCAACGGTCCTGGCGTCCGAGGCACCGCTGTTGTTGGCCCCGGCCATGCACACCGAAATGTGGATGCATCCCGGGACTGTCCACACGATCGAACAACTCCGCCGGGCCGGTCACACACTGGTGGGTCCCGAATCCGGTGAATTGGCGGGCGGAGATGTCGGGTATGGCCGGATGGCCGAGCCAGAGGACATCGCCTTTGTCGCCAGCTGCCTGTTGTCTGATCAATCCCTGATCGGTAAACGGGTCGTGGTGACAGCCGGGGGAACTCGCGAGGCTATCGACCCGGTTCGGTATATCGGCAACCGATCATCCGGCAAGATGGGACACGCCATCGCCCAAGCGGCAGCCAGGTTGGGTGCCGGCGTAACCCTGATCACGACGTCGAGTTTGGCGACTCCGACGGTCATCGACCGGGTTCAGGTGGAGTCTGCCCTTGAGATGGCCGACGCCACCTGGCGGGCGGCGGCCGGAGCCGATTGCGTGATTCTGGCCGCCGCCGTGGCCGACTTCCGGCCGGTGTCGGTTGCCGACGTCAAGATGCGGAGGGCCGATGGGGCGCCAGAGATCAACCTCACCGAAACACCGAATGTATTGGCCGGGGTGGTGTCGATGGAGCCTAAACCGTTCGTCGTTGGATTCGCCGCCCAAACCGGGTCCCTCGAGGAAGCGAAGCGAAAGGCCCGGTCCTATGGCACGGATCTTCTCGTTGCCAACGATGTCTCGGCGCCTGAGCGGGGATTTGGGACCGATACCAACGAAGTGACCCTTATGTGGCCAGATGGAACCGAAGACGATTGGGACTTTTCCACAAAATCGGAGATTGCCGATCGGTTGATGGCGCTCGTCGCCACCCGGCTGCCTGCCATCGGCGGTGGCCGGGTAGTTGCCAACTGA